A genomic window from Xylanibacillus composti includes:
- a CDS encoding DUF3905 domain-containing protein — MDLEKWMQHKKEAEDRLASLGDEALDPYEINFRPEFEQGRGPKKAFMNEFGVVIGDHEYESEHSPLQQWSKETDPSIMSGDQWVHAYKDIGFQTEENRDYFEKGIVPQGGMFMHPDKDVAYESNLEHYDGEPQQEDEHNLKGDRPKK, encoded by the coding sequence ATGGATTTGGAAAAATGGATGCAGCACAAAAAAGAGGCAGAGGATCGGCTGGCTTCGCTTGGCGATGAAGCGCTCGATCCGTACGAGATCAATTTTCGCCCGGAATTTGAGCAGGGGCGAGGACCGAAAAAAGCATTTATGAATGAATTCGGTGTAGTCATCGGCGACCATGAATACGAATCGGAGCATTCCCCTCTCCAGCAGTGGTCGAAGGAAACCGATCCCTCCATCATGTCGGGCGACCAGTGGGTACATGCCTACAAGGACATCGGCTTTCAGACTGAAGAGAACCGGGACTATTTTGAAAAGGGAATTGTTCCCCAGGGCGGCATGTTTATGCATCCGGACAAAGATGTGGCCTATGAGAGCAATCTGGAGCATTATGACGGGGAGCCGCAGCAGGAGGATGAGCACAATCTCAAGGGGGATCGTCCCAAGAAATAA
- a CDS encoding BrxA/BrxB family bacilliredoxin — MFQSFDMYMKDMVQPMRDELTNLGIKELLTPEEVEEALTQSKGTALVVVNSVCGCAAGQCRPGVAKALQHDTVPDHLFTVFAGQEKEATAKAREYFAPYPPSSPSIALMKDGELVHFIERHQIEDRSADAIAAELTAAFDQHCK, encoded by the coding sequence ATGTTTCAATCATTTGATATGTATATGAAGGATATGGTTCAACCGATGAGGGATGAACTGACCAATCTGGGCATCAAGGAATTGTTGACCCCCGAGGAAGTGGAAGAGGCGCTGACACAATCCAAGGGCACAGCGCTTGTTGTTGTGAATTCCGTATGCGGATGCGCAGCCGGCCAATGCCGCCCGGGCGTTGCCAAAGCGCTGCAGCATGACACCGTACCGGATCACCTGTTCACGGTATTCGCCGGACAGGAGAAGGAAGCGACAGCCAAGGCCCGCGAATACTTTGCGCCATACCCTCCGTCATCGCCTTCTATCGCCTTGATGAAGGATGGGGAATTGGTGCATTTCATCGAGCGGCACCAAATCGAAGACCGCTCCGCTGACGCGATTGCTGCGGAACTGACAGCTGCTTTCGATCAGCACTGCAAGTAA
- a CDS encoding pyridoxamine 5'-phosphate oxidase family protein, with amino-acid sequence MRRKDFEQKNEHEVNEFLAERTYGILGLHGEDGWPYLVPLNFVYHNGHIYFHGSRIGQKIHDLRANEKVSFAVADEYALIPSYFSDPKLACPATAFFKSVLIRGHASLIEDVEEKASVFGALMNKLQKEGGYAPISVSDPDYVPQLKGTAVVKITIDSLTAKFKFGQNWKPERRCEVEQALQKRSAPRDEETIAHMRKYCPAHKEG; translated from the coding sequence ATGAGAAGAAAAGACTTCGAACAAAAGAATGAACACGAAGTAAATGAATTTCTGGCAGAAAGGACTTACGGCATCCTGGGCCTGCACGGCGAGGACGGCTGGCCCTATCTCGTTCCCCTCAATTTCGTCTACCATAACGGCCACATTTACTTCCATGGCAGCCGCATTGGCCAAAAGATCCATGACCTTCGCGCAAACGAGAAAGTATCATTCGCCGTCGCAGACGAATACGCCTTGATCCCCTCCTACTTTAGCGATCCCAAGCTGGCATGTCCGGCTACAGCATTTTTCAAATCGGTATTGATCCGCGGCCATGCATCTCTTATAGAGGATGTGGAGGAAAAAGCATCGGTCTTCGGCGCGCTGATGAACAAACTGCAAAAGGAAGGCGGCTATGCCCCCATTTCTGTAAGCGACCCTGACTATGTCCCGCAGCTGAAAGGCACGGCAGTTGTCAAAATCACAATCGACTCGCTGACCGCCAAATTCAAATTCGGCCAAAATTGGAAGCCTGAGCGCCGATGCGAAGTCGAGCAAGCGCTGCAGAAGCGCTCGGCTCCTCGCGACGAGGAGACAATCGCGCATATGCGCAAATATTGCCCTGCCCATAAGGAAGGGTGA
- the pdxR gene encoding MocR-like pyridoxine biosynthesis transcription factor PdxR, with protein MDFVIHYHRHREKAKSETEAVYQAIREAIIQGTLKRGVRLPSTRELAVGLGLSRGTVNLVYEMLAAEGYVEAAVGRGTFVAYDVGKSVFPASGTHADVPLSEWGRRMTEAAPLAQREIMANTAYEGADASTEHEAGKSMISFTLQGPDISMFPMTEWKRVMYAQVREVYGPGQADGCEAAGYLPLREAIARMLGRARGIQADAQDIAIVHGSMQAIFLLAQLLLQSSDRAIVEEPGYGGIYRAVRSTGADMVAAPVDEQGLVPKDWEAKLLFVTAGRQFPTGAVLSMARRQQLLRWASRTRAFIVEDDYDSEFRYRGKPVEPLKALDTEGRVVYIGSFSKSMPAALRIGYAVLPPGLRRPFVQAQRLAEPHASGLAEQRALAAFLNEGSYEKHLRRMKRIYARRRELLRMELNDRLSQRFKLFPADAGLHLFARWNGNADEYKRVLAACRQAGVEWTDGAAYYVTAGHPPAACFGFAHLHEEQISRGVQRIQQVLNRMELLD; from the coding sequence ATGGATTTTGTCATTCATTATCACCGTCATCGGGAAAAAGCGAAATCCGAGACGGAGGCGGTCTATCAAGCGATTCGCGAAGCGATTATTCAAGGGACATTGAAGCGCGGGGTCCGTCTGCCTTCAACGCGGGAATTGGCGGTCGGCTTGGGGCTATCGCGGGGGACGGTGAACCTTGTTTATGAGATGCTTGCCGCTGAAGGCTATGTCGAGGCCGCCGTCGGACGCGGCACATTCGTGGCTTATGACGTGGGGAAGTCGGTTTTCCCGGCAAGCGGCACCCATGCAGATGTGCCGCTGTCGGAATGGGGCAGACGTATGACCGAAGCTGCACCTCTCGCTCAGAGGGAAATCATGGCCAATACGGCATATGAAGGCGCAGATGCCAGTACGGAGCATGAAGCGGGAAAAAGTATGATTTCGTTCACGCTGCAAGGACCGGATATCAGCATGTTTCCGATGACGGAATGGAAGCGGGTGATGTATGCACAGGTGCGGGAGGTATACGGGCCCGGCCAAGCAGACGGCTGCGAGGCGGCCGGTTACCTGCCGCTGCGGGAGGCTATTGCGCGCATGCTTGGACGCGCCAGAGGCATACAGGCAGACGCGCAGGATATTGCGATTGTGCATGGCTCCATGCAGGCGATCTTTCTGCTTGCGCAGCTTCTCCTGCAGTCTAGCGACCGTGCCATTGTAGAAGAACCGGGATATGGGGGGATCTACCGAGCTGTAAGGTCAACTGGGGCGGACATGGTTGCTGCGCCGGTAGATGAACAAGGCTTGGTGCCGAAGGACTGGGAAGCGAAGCTTCTGTTTGTTACAGCGGGTCGGCAGTTTCCAACGGGTGCGGTGCTGTCTATGGCGAGAAGGCAGCAGTTGCTTCGCTGGGCATCGCGCACACGCGCCTTTATTGTAGAGGATGATTATGACAGTGAATTCCGCTATAGGGGCAAGCCTGTCGAGCCGTTGAAGGCATTGGATACGGAAGGAAGAGTCGTCTACATTGGCAGCTTTTCGAAATCGATGCCTGCGGCTTTGCGTATAGGCTACGCGGTGCTGCCTCCAGGGCTGCGCCGGCCATTCGTGCAGGCGCAGCGGCTTGCGGAGCCCCATGCTTCGGGGTTGGCGGAGCAGCGGGCGCTTGCCGCCTTTCTTAATGAGGGGAGCTATGAGAAGCATCTGAGAAGAATGAAACGGATTTATGCGCGCAGACGCGAGCTGCTTCGCATGGAGTTGAACGACAGGCTCTCACAGCGCTTCAAGCTGTTCCCCGCCGATGCCGGCCTGCATCTGTTCGCCCGGTGGAACGGAAATGCGGATGAATATAAGCGGGTTCTCGCTGCCTGCAGACAGGCGGGAGTGGAATGGACGGACGGAGCCGCCTATTATGTGACTGCCGGTCATCCGCCCGCTGCCTGCTTCGGCTTTGCGCATCTGCATGAAGAGCAAATCAGTCGGGGAGTGCAGCGAATCCAGCAGGTGCTGAATCGGATGGAATTACTCGATTAG
- a CDS encoding tyrosine-protein phosphatase: MIDIHCHILSDLDDGAGDMRESVEMARIAFEDGIRHIVATPHFTLAYRNTAARVQRKVRELQQELDRQGIAVTIHPGNEVRLESKAFIYDQAKSDQFSYLDPAQNYVLLEQRWSDFNPETLEVVKWFLRRNTRPIVPHPERHVFFRRQPELVEQLIQAGMWTQVTADSLNGNNGEEVRRFAEWLLANDYVHVLATDAHNVRRKPNLSSGYDAVRKLAGNRRAEQIMERTQRILFPKS, from the coding sequence ATGATAGACATACACTGCCATATTTTGAGCGATTTGGATGACGGAGCGGGTGATATGCGGGAATCCGTCGAGATGGCCCGAATCGCCTTTGAAGACGGCATTCGCCACATTGTCGCGACTCCCCATTTTACATTGGCCTACCGCAATACGGCAGCGCGTGTGCAGCGCAAGGTCCGGGAGCTGCAACAGGAACTGGACCGCCAGGGTATCGCCGTGACGATTCATCCCGGCAACGAAGTGCGCTTGGAATCCAAGGCTTTCATTTACGATCAGGCAAAATCCGACCAGTTCTCCTACCTGGATCCTGCTCAAAACTATGTGCTGCTGGAGCAGCGATGGTCTGACTTTAATCCGGAGACCCTTGAAGTGGTCAAGTGGTTTTTACGTCGCAACACCCGCCCAATTGTTCCCCACCCGGAACGCCACGTATTCTTCCGCAGACAGCCCGAGCTTGTTGAGCAGTTGATTCAGGCCGGTATGTGGACACAGGTGACGGCAGACAGCCTGAACGGCAATAACGGCGAGGAAGTGCGGCGGTTCGCCGAATGGCTGCTGGCCAACGACTATGTTCATGTATTGGCCACAGACGCGCACAACGTGCGGCGCAAGCCGAATCTGTCCAGCGGCTACGATGCCGTACGCAAGCTGGCGGGCAATCGACGTGCCGAGCAAATTATGGAGCGCACGCAGCGAATTCTTTTCCCCAAGAGCTAA